In one Rutidosis leptorrhynchoides isolate AG116_Rl617_1_P2 chromosome 8, CSIRO_AGI_Rlap_v1, whole genome shotgun sequence genomic region, the following are encoded:
- the LOC139862203 gene encoding chalcone synthase-like, which translates to MASSYDLAKLRQTQRAEGPATIFAIGTANPLNSILQSDYPDYYFRVTNSEHMVGLKDKFKRICTGSTIRKRHFLLTEDFLKENPSICEHMATSLDARINKVVEEIPKLGKEAALKALKEWGRPISDITHVIFCCISGTDMPGADYRLTQLLGMDNSVQRYMVYQQGCYAGGTVLRLAKDIAENNKDARILVVCSEITSVTFRGPDEKHIGSLVQQALFGDGAAAVIVGSDPDLTTERPLFEIAAAFQTVVPDSGKVMRGTLTEAGLMLELSKAVPELIATNIESALKKAFSPIGISDWNSIFWSAHPGGPAILDQIERQVGLNKEKLRATRHMLSEYGNLSSACVLFILDEIRKKSAEEGAATTGEGLDWGVLFGFGPGLTVETVVLHSCSTTGSTA; encoded by the exons ATGGCATCATCATATGATTTAGCCAAACTCCGACAGACTCAACGGGCAGAAGGACCCGCTACAATTTTCGCAATCGGGACTGCAAATCCTCTCAATTCCATCTTACAGTCCGATTATCCGGATTACTATTTTCGGGTTACTAATAGTGAGCACATGGTTGGTCTCAAAGATAAATTCAAGCGCATAT GTACCGGTAGTACTATAAGAAAACGACATTTTCTTCTTACCGAAGATTTTCTGAAAGAGAACCCAAGCATTTGCGAACACATGGCAACGTCTCTAGACGCCCGCATTAACAAGGTGGTCGAAGAAATCCCAAAGTTAGGTAAGGAAGCAGCCCTGAAAGCCCTTAAAGAGTGGGGCCGACCGATATCTGACATCACCCACGTCATCTTTTGTTGTATCTCTGGAACCGATATGCCCGGTGCGGATTATAGACTAACCCAGCTCCTAGGCATGGACAATTCAGTCCAACGTTACATGGTTTACCAACAAGGATGTTATGCTGGTGGCACGGTTCTTCGTCTAGCAAAAGATATCGCGGAAAACAACAAAGACGCTCGTATTCTTGTTGTTTGCTCCGAGATTACATCTGTAACATTCCGTGGGCCAGACGAAAAACATATCGGATCACTGGTTCAACAGGCTTTGTTTGGGGACGGAGCGGCTGCAGTTATTGTAGGTTCAGACCCTGACTTGACAACCGAACGACCATTGTTTGAAATAGCGGCTGCTTTTCAAACGGTTGTACCTGATTCCGGGAAAGTTATGAGAGGAACTTTGACCGAAGCGGGGCTAATGTTGGAACTTTCTAAAGCAGTCCCTGAATTAATCGCTACAAACATTGAGAGCGCATTGAAAAAGGCGTTTTCTCCAATTGGTATAAGCGACTGGAACTCGATCTTTTGGAGCGCTCACCCTGGTGGTCCAGCGATACTAGATCAAATCGAGCGTCAAGTTGGTCTCAATAAGGAGAAGTTAAGAGCCACTAGACACATGCTAAGTGAATATGGAAACTTATCGAGTGCTTGCGTGTTGTTTATCCTTGATGAGATTAGAAAGAAGTCAGCCGAAGAAGGTGCTGCAACCACCGGTGAAGGTTTAGACTGGGGTGTTTTGTTTGGGTTCGGTCCGGGTTTGACCGTTGAGACAGTTGTACTTCATAGCTGTTCAACTACCGGATCAACTGCCTGA